In the genome of Nocardia sp. NBC_00416, one region contains:
- a CDS encoding BTAD domain-containing putative transcriptional regulator — protein MPAARTIGRVMVLIRVLGSFAAEDRDGPVPLGGPRQRGVLALLVAARGQVVSVDRLVEDLWRGEPPGRARTSLQAYVSNLRRLLEPGRMPRTPARLLVSTPPGYALRLPPEAVDAWRFEEFVEETRTLADPRDARDRLGAALALWQGPAFAEFADEPWAAAEIARLDELRLVARELRIAAGLRLGDPAAVVPEAEGLTRDEPLREEGWRMLALALWGSGRRADSLAVLRRAGATFADELGLDPGPDLVELEAAILAQRTDILRAAVPPTSVRYPRPEVLPIDSPPKSAGSGAHAIAERACDATKTPGKQSDSTAAELRSVESSNGGPRAGAFVGRDRELAALMAAAEEAAADGVRVVLVTGDAGLGKSTVLEHFGARLGQHGWLMAAGRCPELDSAPPAWAWVEALRAVAASYRSGEPPGELAPLLCDSASGTGDATAGRFRLRRALWNWLTAAAEARPIALILDDLHCADGTTLDLLGGGVGVRAPILIVAAYRGDESERLTDTLGSLARAAPLRLDLPGLPAEAVAELVRAECAADDATVAGIAERTGGNPFYVRESARLLHGEGALVALSEVPDGVRDVLRRRLARLPESGVSVLRLAAVAGRESSVDVLVRAADTDEDGVLNALDAGVIAGLLDEPGPGRVRFVHTLVRDTLVTDVSRIRTTRMHARIAAALEGSGDIAALAHHYARAGSPKAVGYCVRAAELAEARYAHDVAASLLTDAATFSGDPDEHVDLLGRLLRAQVRAGSFAAARDTRKQAVEYADSIGREDLMIAAFTAWTEPTPWQARPYGTVDHPIVERLARLLERPGLASGTRSHLLIAYAHELVGEDDPTVVAAGKEALELAADPRLRAAALLILARASGREEYSRELVEIGVEHDLPVYRVTGLLDQAANAAAANDPATMRRVTEEALDLARTYRMPEAIGAAEIALATLVLIEGRFADAERRYAEATGRMERAGSVHAAGFLRLARAAIWIGDGTLGDHLDDVRAFHKALGPMVADLLTLALHAAGRGDEARRSDAAPAPIRSDFFFTFLTSLRALATIAANDRDAAEQIYADLLPHRDGPPAGAETVSLALRPVAHTLGELALFLGRHDEAAAHFTRAAAIADRWHAPRWSADARAYADQALGSPGSP, from the coding sequence CGGTCGCATGCCACGCACTCCGGCCCGGCTGCTGGTGAGCACCCCACCCGGCTACGCACTACGGTTACCGCCGGAAGCGGTGGACGCTTGGCGTTTCGAGGAGTTCGTCGAGGAGACTCGCACGCTCGCAGACCCCCGCGACGCCCGCGACCGGCTGGGTGCGGCGCTGGCGCTGTGGCAGGGGCCGGCGTTCGCCGAGTTCGCCGACGAGCCGTGGGCGGCGGCCGAGATCGCGCGGCTCGACGAGTTGCGGTTGGTCGCCCGTGAACTGCGTATTGCGGCGGGATTGCGGCTGGGCGATCCCGCCGCGGTGGTCCCCGAGGCGGAGGGCCTCACCCGCGACGAACCGCTGCGCGAGGAAGGCTGGCGGATGCTGGCCCTCGCGCTGTGGGGCAGCGGTCGTCGAGCCGACTCGCTGGCTGTGCTGCGCCGGGCGGGCGCGACGTTCGCCGACGAGCTGGGGCTCGATCCGGGCCCGGATCTGGTGGAACTGGAGGCGGCGATCCTCGCCCAGCGCACGGATATCCTGCGCGCCGCCGTGCCGCCGACTTCCGTGCGATACCCGCGGCCGGAAGTTCTGCCCATCGACAGCCCTCCGAAGTCCGCCGGTTCCGGAGCGCACGCCATCGCGGAACGGGCATGCGATGCCACAAAAACGCCAGGGAAACAATCGGACTCGACAGCGGCAGAGCTGAGATCGGTCGAGTCGTCGAACGGCGGGCCCCGCGCCGGTGCGTTCGTGGGCCGCGATCGCGAACTCGCGGCATTGATGGCCGCCGCGGAGGAGGCCGCCGCCGACGGGGTTCGTGTCGTGCTCGTCACAGGGGATGCTGGGCTCGGCAAATCGACAGTGCTGGAGCACTTCGGCGCGCGGCTCGGACAGCACGGGTGGCTCATGGCGGCCGGGCGCTGTCCCGAGCTGGACAGCGCTCCGCCCGCGTGGGCGTGGGTCGAGGCCCTGCGGGCGGTGGCGGCGAGTTACCGGTCCGGCGAGCCGCCCGGCGAGCTGGCCCCGCTGCTCTGCGATTCCGCATCGGGTACCGGAGATGCGACGGCCGGGCGTTTCCGGCTGCGCCGGGCACTGTGGAACTGGCTCACCGCAGCCGCCGAGGCACGTCCCATCGCGCTGATTCTCGACGATCTGCACTGCGCGGACGGCACAACCTTGGACCTGCTCGGCGGTGGCGTCGGTGTGCGGGCCCCGATCCTGATCGTCGCGGCGTATCGCGGGGACGAGAGTGAGCGGCTCACCGACACCCTCGGGTCACTCGCCCGAGCCGCGCCGCTGCGACTGGACCTACCCGGACTACCTGCCGAGGCTGTCGCCGAGCTCGTGCGTGCCGAATGCGCGGCCGACGACGCGACCGTGGCCGGGATCGCCGAGCGGACCGGCGGCAACCCCTTCTACGTGCGGGAGAGCGCGCGTCTGCTGCACGGGGAGGGCGCGCTGGTCGCGCTCTCCGAGGTCCCCGACGGTGTCCGAGATGTGCTGCGGCGCAGGCTCGCCCGGCTCCCCGAGAGCGGAGTCTCCGTCCTGCGGCTGGCCGCGGTGGCCGGCCGGGAGAGTTCGGTGGACGTGCTCGTCCGGGCCGCCGACACCGACGAGGACGGAGTACTCAACGCACTGGACGCGGGCGTCATCGCCGGATTGCTCGACGAACCGGGACCGGGGCGGGTCCGGTTCGTGCATACGCTGGTCCGCGACACCCTGGTGACCGATGTCAGTCGGATACGGACCACGAGGATGCACGCTCGGATCGCCGCGGCACTGGAAGGTTCGGGCGATATCGCGGCGCTCGCCCATCACTACGCGCGCGCGGGGTCGCCGAAGGCCGTCGGCTACTGTGTGCGCGCCGCCGAGCTGGCCGAGGCACGCTATGCCCACGATGTGGCGGCCTCGCTCCTCACCGATGCCGCCACCTTCTCCGGCGACCCGGATGAACACGTCGACCTCCTCGGCAGGCTGCTGCGCGCGCAGGTCCGGGCCGGATCCTTCGCCGCGGCCAGGGACACACGCAAGCAGGCCGTGGAGTACGCCGACTCGATCGGGCGCGAGGACCTGATGATCGCCGCGTTCACCGCCTGGACCGAACCCACCCCCTGGCAAGCCCGCCCATACGGCACGGTCGACCACCCTATAGTCGAACGTCTCGCCCGCCTGCTCGAACGGCCCGGCCTCGCCTCCGGCACACGCTCCCACCTTCTCATCGCCTACGCCCACGAACTGGTGGGCGAGGACGATCCGACGGTCGTCGCGGCGGGAAAGGAAGCTCTCGAACTCGCGGCCGATCCCCGCCTCCGCGCCGCAGCGCTGCTGATCCTCGCACGCGCGTCCGGACGGGAGGAATACTCCCGTGAGCTGGTGGAGATCGGTGTCGAACACGACCTACCCGTCTACCGCGTGACCGGGCTGCTGGACCAGGCCGCGAACGCCGCGGCGGCCAACGACCCGGCAACCATGCGCCGCGTCACCGAAGAAGCGCTCGACCTCGCTCGCACCTACCGGATGCCGGAGGCGATCGGCGCCGCCGAGATCGCACTGGCGACGCTGGTGCTCATCGAGGGCCGGTTCGCCGATGCCGAACGCCGCTACGCCGAGGCCACCGGACGCATGGAACGCGCCGGATCGGTGCACGCCGCGGGCTTCCTCCGTCTCGCACGGGCGGCGATCTGGATCGGCGACGGCACGCTCGGCGACCACCTCGACGACGTGCGCGCCTTCCACAAGGCACTCGGCCCCATGGTCGCCGACCTGCTCACCCTCGCCCTTCACGCCGCCGGCCGCGGCGACGAGGCCCGCCGCTCCGACGCAGCACCGGCCCCGATCCGGTCCGACTTCTTCTTCACCTTCCTGACCAGCCTGCGCGCCCTGGCGACGATCGCCGCGAACGACCGCGACGCGGCCGAGCAGATATATGCGGACCTGCTTCCGCATCGAGACGGACCCCCGGCAGGCGCTGAAACCGTGTCACTGGCCCTGCGCCCGGTCGCCCACACACTCGGCGAACTCGCCCTCTTCCTCGGTCGGCACGACGAGGCCGCCGCCCACTTCACCCGGGCCGCCGCCATCGCCGACCGGTGGCACGCTCCACGCTGGTCCGCCGACGCCCGGGCATACGCCGATCAAGCTCTCGGCAGCCCTGGTTCGCCCTGA